The genome window ACGCGCGCGCCGCCGGCGACGAGGTAGACCGGCGGATCGGAGGCGTCCCCGGTCACGCGGACTCGTCGGCGTCGGTCGCCTCGCTGTCGTCCGGAGCGGCGTGCTCCGCGAGCCCGTAGTACCCCGGGCCGTCCTCGCTCAGCGGCTCGGCGACGACCATCTCCTCGGCGTGGACCATCACCCACGGGACCGCCCAGTCGACGAGGACGGCCTCGGTGTCGGGGTCGACCTCGGCGTCCGGCTCTAACCCCTGAAGCAGGCGACCGATCTCGGGGATGGTGTACATCTGATCCGGTTCGAACAGCTCCGCGGGCTCGTAGAAGTCGCACGGGTAGGTGGCGTCGAACGCCGACTTCGGTTCGGGCA of Halorubrum trapanicum contains these proteins:
- a CDS encoding DUF5827 family protein, translated to MPEPKSAFDATYPCDFYEPAELFEPDQMYTIPEIGRLLQGLEPDAEVDPDTEAVLVDWAVPWVMVHAEEMVVAEPLSEDGPGYYGLAEHAAPDDSEATDADESA